One part of the Muntiacus reevesi chromosome 18, mMunRee1.1, whole genome shotgun sequence genome encodes these proteins:
- the LOC136149534 gene encoding myosin-3 has product MSSDTEMEVFGIAAPFLRKSEKERIEAQNQPFDAKTYCFVVDSKEEYAKGRIKSTQDGKVTVETEDNRTLVVKPEDVYAMNPPKFDRIEDMAMLTHLNEPAVLYNLKDRYTSWMIYTYSGLFCVTVNPYKWLPVYNPEVVEGYRGKKRQEAPPHIFSISDNAYQFMLTDRENQSILITGESGAGKTVNTKRVIQYFATIAATGDLAKKKDSKMRGTLEDQIISANPLLEAFGNAKTVRNDNSSRFGKFIRIHFGTTGKLASADIETYLLEKSRVTFQLKAERSYHIFYQILSNKKPELIELLLITTNPYDYPFISQGEILVASIDDAEELLATDSAIDILGFTPEEKSGLYKLTGAVMHYGNMKFKQKQREEQAEPDGTEVADKTAYLMGLNSSDLLKALCFPRVKVGNEYVTKGQTVDQVHHAVNALSKSVYEKLFLWMVTRINQQLDTKLPRQHFIGVLDIAGFEIFEYNSLEQLCINFTNEKLQQFFNHHMFVLEQEEYKKEGIEWTFIDFGMDLAACIELIEKPMGIFSILEEECMFPKATDTSFKNKLYDQHLGKSANFQKPKVVKGRAEAHFSLIHYAGTVDYSVSGWLEKNKDPLNETVVGLYQKSSNRLLAHLYATFTTADADSGKKKVAKKKGSSFQTVSALFRENLNKLMSNLRTTHPHFVRCIIPNETKTPGAMEHSLVLHQLRCNGVLEGIRICRKGFPNRILYGDFKQRYRVLNASAIPEGQFIDSKKACEKLLASIDIDHTQYKFGHTKVFFKAGLLGTLEEMRDDRLAKLITRTQAVCRGFLMRVEFQKMVQRRESIFCIQYNIRAFMNVKHWPWMKLFFKIKPLLKSAETEKEMATMKEEFQKTKDELAKSEAKRKELEEKLVTLVQEKNDLQLQVQAESENLLDAEERCDQLIKAKFQLEAKIKEVTERAEDEEEMNAELTAKKRKLEDECSELKKDIDDLELTLAKVEKEKHATENKVKNLTEELAGLDETIAKLTREKKVLQEAHQQTLDDLQAEEDKVNSLSKIKSKLEQQVDDLESSLEQEKKLRVDLERNKRKLEGDLKLAQESILDLENDKQQLDERLKKKDFEYCQLQSKVEDEQTLGLQFQKKIKELQARIEELEEEIEAERATRAKTEKQRSDYARELEELSERLEEAGGVTSTQIELNKKREAEFLKLRRDLEEATLQHEAMVAALRKKHTDSVAELGEQIDNLQRVKQKLEKEKSEFKLELDDLGSNVESVSKSKANLEKICRTLEDQLSEARGKNEEIQRSLSELSTQKSRLQTEAGELSRQLEEKESTVSQLSRSKQAFTQQIEELKRQLEEESKAKNALAHALQSSRHDCDLLREQYEEEQESKAELQRALSKANSEVAQWRTKYETDAIQRTEELEEAKKKLAQRLQDSEEQVEAVNAKCASLEKTKQRLQAEVEDLMVDVDRANSLAAALDKKQRNFDKVLAEWKTKCEESQAELEASLKESRSLSTELFKLKNAYEEALDQLETVKRENKNLEQEIADLTEQIAESGKTIHELEKSRKQIELEKADIQLALEEAEAALEHEEAKILRIQLELTQVKSEIDRKMAEKDEEIEQLKRNYQRTVETMQSALDAEVRSRNEAIRIKKKMEGDLNEIEIQLSHANRQAAETLRHLRSVQGQLKDTQLHLDDALRGQEDLKEQLAIVERRANLLQAEVEELRATLEQTERSRKIAEQELLDANERVQLLHTQNTSLIHTKKKLETDLTQLQSEVEDASRDARNAEEKAKKAITDAAMMAEELKKEQDTSAHLERMKKNLEQTVKDLQHRLDEAEQLALKGGKKQIQKLETRIRELEAELEGEQKKNTESVKGLRKYERRVKELTYQSEEDRKNVLRLQDLVDKLQVKVKSYKRQAEEADEQANAHLTKFRKAQHELEEAEERADIAESQVNKLRAKTRDFSSSRMVVHESEE; this is encoded by the exons ACGCTGGTGGTGAAGCCAGAGGACGTGTACGCGATGAACCCCCCCAAGTTCGACCGGATCGAGGACATGGCCATGCTGACGCACCTGAACGAGCCGGCCGTGCTGTACAACCTCAAGGACCGCTACACCTCCTGGATGATCTAC ACCTACTCAGGCCTCTTCTGTGTCACCGTCAACCCCTACAAGTGGCTGCCGGTGTACAACCCCGAGGTGGTGGAGGGCTACCGCGGCAAGAAGCGCCAGGAGGCCCCGCCccacatcttctctatctctGACAACGCCTATCAGTTCATGCTCACAG ATCGTGAAAACCAGTCTATTCTGATCAC TGGAGAATCCGGGGCAGGAAAGACTGTGAACACCAAAAGGGTCATCCAGTACTTTGCAACAATTGCAGCAACTGGGGACCTCGCCAAGAAGAAGGACTCCAAGATGAGG gggacgcTGGAAGACCAGATCATCAGCGCCAACCCACTGCTGGAGGCCTTCGGGAATGCCAAGACCGTGAGGAATGACAACTCGTCCCGCTTT GGCAAGTTCATCCGCATCCATTTTGGTACCACGGGGAAGCTGGCCTCTGCAGATATTGAAACAT ATCTGCTGGAAAAATCAAGAGTGACCTTCCAGCTGAAGGCTGAGAGAAGCTACCACATCTTCTACCAGATTCTTTCCAATAAGAAGCCCGAGCTCATAG AGTTGCTGCTCATCACAACCAACCCTTACGACTACCCCTTCATCAGCCAGGGTGAGATCCTGGTGGCCAGCATTGACGACGCCGAGGAGCTGCTGGCCACGGAT AGTGCCATTGACATCCTGGGCTTCACCCCCGAGGAGAAATCTGGGCTCTACAAGCTGACAGGCGCCGTGATGCACTACGGGAACATGAAGTTCAAACAGAAGCAGCGGGAGGAGCAGGCAGAGCCGGATGGCACAGAAG TGGCTGACAAGACAGCCTATCTGATGGGCCTGAACTCTTCGGACCTCCTGAAAGCTTTATGCTTCCCCAGAGTGAAAGTTGGGAATGAGTATGTTACCAAGGGCCAGACCGTGGATCAG GTGCACCACGCCGTGAACGCCCTCTCCAAATCCGTCTACGAGAAGTTGTTCCTGTGGATGGTCACCCGCATCAACCAGCAGCTGGACACCAAGCTGCCGAGGCAGCACTTCATTGGCGTCCTGGACATCGCAGGCTTTGAGATCTTCGAG TATAACAGCCTGGAGCAGCTGTGCATCAACTTCACCAACGAGAAACTGCAACAGTTTTTCAACCACCACATGTTTGTGCTGGAGCAGGAGGAATACAAAAAGGAAGGCATTGAGTGGACATTCATCGACTTCGGGATGGACCTGGCTGCCTGCATCGAACTCATTGAGAAG CCTATGGGCATCTTCTCCATCCTGGAAGAGGAGTGCATGTTCCCCAAGGCCACAGACACCTCCTTCAAGAACAAGCTGTATGACCAGCACCTGGGCAAGTCTGCCAACTTCCAGAAGCCCAAGGTGGTCAAGGGCAGAGCCGAGGCCCACTTCTCCCTGATCCACTATGCGGGCACCGTGGACTACAGTGTCTCGGGCTGGCTGGAGAAGAACAAGGACCCTCTGAACGAGACGGTGGTTGGGCTGTACCAGAAGTCCTCCAACAGGCTCCTGGCGCACCTCTACGCCACCTTCACCACCGCGGACG CTGACAGCGGAAAGAAGAAAGTTGCCAAGAAAAAGGGTTCTTCCTTCCAAACCGTCTCTGCCCTTTTCAGG GAAAACCTGAACAAGTTGATGTCAAATTTAAGAACAACGCACCCTCACTTTGTGCGCTGTATAATTCCCAATGAGACCAAAACCCCAG GCGCCATGGAGCACAGCCTGGTCCTGCACCAGCTGAGGTGTAACGGGGTGCTGGAGGGCATCCGCATCTGCAGGAAGGGCTTCCCCAACAGGATCCTCTACGGGGACTTCAAACAGAG ATACCGAGTGCTGAATGCCAGTGCCATCCCTGAGGGGCAGTTCATCGACAGTAAGAAGGCGTGTGAAAAGCTGCTGGCATCCATTGACATCGACCACACTCAGTACAAGTTTGGACACACCAAG GTGTTCTTCAAGGCCGGCTTGCTGGGAACCCTGGAGGAAATGCGGGATGACCGCCTGGCCAAGTTGATCACCCGGACGCAGGCCGTGTGCAGAGGGTTCCTCATGCGCGTGGAATTCCAGAAGATGGTGCAGAGAAG GGAGTCCATCTTCTGTATCCAGTACAACATCCGAGCCTTCATGAACGTCAAGCACTGGCCCTGGATGAAACTCTTTTTCAAAATCAAGCCCCTTCTCAAGAGTGCAGAGACGGAGAAGGAGATGGCCACCATGaaggaagagttccagaaaaccaaggATGAACTGGCCAAGTCAGAGGCAAAAAGGAAGGAACTGGAGGAAAAACTGGTGACTCTAGTACAAGAGAAGAATGACCTGCAGCTGCAAGTACAAGCT gaaagtgaaaacttGTTGGATGCAGAGGAAAGATGTGATCAGCTGATCAAGGCCAAATTCCAGCTTGAGGCTAAGATCAAGGAGGTGACAGAGAGAGCTGAGGATGAGGAAGAGATGAATGCTGAGCTAACGGCCAAGAAGAGGAAACTGGAGGACGAGTGTTCGGAACTGAAGAAAGACATAGATGACCTTGAGCTGACACTGGCCAAGGTTGAGAAGGAGAAACACGCCACAGAAAATAAG GTTAAAAACCTCACTGAAGAACTCGCCGGGTTGGATGAAACCATTGCAAAGTTAACCAGAGAGAAGAAGGTCCTCCAGGAGGCCCACCAGCAGACCCTGGATGACCTGCAAGCAGAAGAGGACAAAGTCAATTCTTTAAGCAAAATCAAGAGCAAACTGGAACAGCAGGTGGATGAT CTGGAAAGCTCCCTGGAACAAGAAAAGAAGCTCCGTGTAGACCTGGAAAGGAACAAAAGGAAGCTGGAGGGAGACCTGAAGCTCGCCCAGGAGTCCATCCTGGATCTGGAGAACGACAAGCAGCAGCTGGATGAGCGGCTCAAGAA GAAAGATTTTGAGTACTGTCAACTGCAAAGCAAAGTGGAAGATGAACAGACTCTGGGCCTGCAGTTTCAGAAGAAAATCAAAGAGCTTCAG GCCCGGATCGAGGAGCTGGAAGAAGAGATCGAGGCCGAGAGGGCGACCCGCGCCAAGACGGAGAAGCAGCGCAGCGACTATGCCCGGGAGCTGGAGGAGCTGAGCGAGCGGCTGGAGGAGGCGGGGGGCGTCACGTCCACCCAGATCGAGCTGAACAAGAAGCGGGAGGCCGAGTTCCTGAAGCTGCGCCGGGACCTGGAGGAGGCCACCCTGCAGCATGAGGCCATGGTGGCCGCTCTTCGCAAGAAGCACACGGACAGTGTGGCCGAGCTGGGGGAGCAGATCGACAACCTGCAGAGGGTCAAGCAGAagctggagaaggagaagagcGAGTTCAAGCTGGAGCTCGACGACCTGGGCAGCAATGTGGAGAGCGTGTCCAAGTCTAAG GCGAATCTGGAGAAGATCTGCCGCACCCTGGAGGACCAGTTAAGCGAGGCCCGGGGCAAGAACGAGGAGATTCAGAGGAGCCTGAGTGAGCTGAGCACCCAGAAGTCCCGGCTGCAGACGGAGGCTG GTGAGCTGAGTCGTCAGTTGGAGGAAAAGGAGAGCACAGTATCGCAACTTTCCAGAAGCAAGCAAGCATTTACCCAGCAAATAGAAGAGCTCAAGAGGCAGTTAGAGGAAGAGAGCAAG GCCAAGAACGCCCTGGCCCACGCCCTGCAGTCCTCCCGCCACGACTGTGACCTGCTGCGGGAACAGTACGAGGAGGAGCAGGAATCCAAGGCCGAGCTGCAGAGGGCGCTGTCCAAGGCCAACAGTGAGGTGGCCCAGTGGAGGACCAAGTACGAGACAGACGCCATCCAGCGCACGGAGGAGTTGGAAGAGGCCAA GAAAAAGCTGGCTCAGCGCCTCCAGGATTCCGAGGAGCAGGTGGAGGCAGTGAACGCAAAGTGCGCGTCCTTGGAGAAGACCAAACAGAGGCTGCAAGCGGAGGTGGAGGACCTGATGGTCGACGTGGACAGAGCCAACTCCCTGGCCGCCGCCCTGGACAAGAAGCAGAGGAACTTCGACAAG GTGCTCGCTGAGTGGAAAACCAAGTGTGAGGAGAGCCAGGCGGAGCTGGAGGCATCTCTGAAGGAGTCCCGCTCCTTGAGCACCGAGCTCTTCAAACTGAAAAACGCCTACGAAGAAGCCTTAGATCAACTTGAAACTGTGAAACGAGAAAATAAGAATTTAGAGC AGGAGATAGCAGATCTCACAGAGCAAATCGCTGAAAGTGGTAAAACCATCCATGAAttggagaaatcaaggaaacagatCGAGCTGGAAAAGGCTGATATCCAGCTGGCTCTGGAGGAAGCAGAG GCCGCCCTTGAGCATGAAGAGGCCAAGATCCTCCGAATCCAGCTGGAACTGACACAAGTGAAATCAGAAATCGATAGAAAGATGGCCGAAAAAGATGAAGAGATCGAGCAGCTGAAGAGGAACTATCAGAGAACTGTAGAGACGATGCAGAGCGCCCTGGACGCCGAGGTGCGGAGCCGGAACGAGGCCATCAGGATCAAGAAGAAGATGGAGGGGGACCTCAACGAAATCGAGATCCAGCTGAGCCATGCCAACCGACAGGCCGCAGAGACCCTCAGACACCTCCGGAGTGTCCAGGGGCAGCTGAAG GATACCCAGCTCCACCTGGATGACGCTCTGCGGGGCCAGGAGGACCTGAAGGAGCAGCTGGCGATCGTGGAGCGCAGAGCCAATCTGCTGCAGGCCGAGGTGGAGGAGCTGCGGGCCACCCTGGAGCAGACGGAGAGGAGCAGGAAGATCGCAGAGCAGGAGCTCCTGGATGCCAACGAGAGGGTGCAGCTCCTGCACACCCAG AACACCAGCCTCATCCACACCAAGAAGAAGCTGGAGACCGACCTCACGCAGCTCCAGAGCGAGGTTGAGGATGCCAGCAGGGACGCGAGGAACGCTGAAGAGAAAGCGAAGAAGGCCATCACGGAC GCGGCCATGATGGCCGAGGAGCTGAAGAAGGAGCAGGACACCAGCGCCCACCTGGAGCGGATGAAGAAGAACCTGGAGCAGACGGTGAAGGACCTGCAGCACCGCCTGGACGAGGCTGAGCAGCTGGCCCTGAAGGGCGGGAAGAAGCAGATCCAGAAGCTGGAGACACGG ATCCGAGAGCTGGAGGCCGAGCTTGAGGGGGAGCAGAAGAAGAACACTGAGTCTGTTAAGGGCCTGAGGAAGTACGAGCGAAGGGTCAAGGAGCTAACTTACCAG AGTGAAGAGGACAGGAAGAATGTGCTGAGATTACAGGATCTGGTGGACAAACTTCAAGTGAAGGTCAAGTCCTACAAGAGGCAGGCGGAGGAGGCT GATGAACAAGCCAACGCTCATCTCACTAAGTTCCGAAAAGCTCAGCATGAGCTGGAGGAAGCTGAAGAACGGGCCGATATTGCCGAATCTCAAGTCAATAAGCTGCGCGCGAAGACCCGAGACTTCTCCTCCAGCCGG ATGGTGGTCCACGAGAGTGAAGAGTGA